From Pleuronectes platessa chromosome 17, fPlePla1.1, whole genome shotgun sequence, one genomic window encodes:
- the LOC128459792 gene encoding rho-related GTP-binding protein RhoB — MAGMADIRKKLVVVGDGACGKTCLLIVFSKDEFPEVYVPTVFETYVADIEVDNKQVQLALWDTAGQEDYDRLRPLSYPDTDVILMCFSVDSPDSLENIPEKWVPEVKHFCPNVPIILVANKKDLRNDENVKNELSRLKLEPVKAEDGRAMAMRIGAYDYMESSAKTKEGIWEVFESATRAALQKRTTQQGGCLKCCVLM; from the coding sequence ATGGCAGGGATGGCAGACATACGCAAAAAACTTGTCGTGGTGGGGGACGGCGCCTGCGGGAAGACGTGTCTCCTGATCGTGTTCAGCAAGGACGAGTTTCCAGAAGTGTACGTCCCCACGGTGTTTGAGACATATGTGGCGGACATAGAAGTGGACAACAAGCAGGTTCAGCTGGCTCTGTGGGACACCGCCGGGCAGGAGGACTACGACCGGCTGCGCCCCCTCTCCTACCCGGACACAGACGTCATCCTCATGTGCTTCTCCGTGGACAGCCCTGACTCGCTGGAAAACATCCCCGAAAAGTGGGTCCCCGAGGTCAAACACTTTTGTCCGAATGTGCCTATTATCCTAGTGGCCAACAAGAAGGACCTGCGCAACGACGAGAACGTAAAGAACGAGCTGTCCCGGCTGAAGCTGGAGCCCGTGAAAGCGGAGGATGGCCGCGCCATGGCCATGCGCATTGGCGCATATGACTATATGGAGAGCTCGGCCAAAACCAAGGAGGGGATCTGGGAAGTGTTCGAGAGCGCCACACGGGCGGCCCTACAGAAACGAACCACACAGCAGGGTGGTTGTCTCAAATGCTGCGTGTTGATGTGA